The DNA sequence TTCGTCCACGATGATTTTCGCTTCATCGGATTCGAAATCGATGGCGCCGCGTTTTTGGCGTTTCTTCAAGAGGATTTCATGCAGGATAGCCATTTCTTCGAACATCGGCACAAAATCGCTGTATTTTTCGCGCAACTTCTTGTTGTGATCCGTCAAGATCGCATTGACGTCGGAATACGTCATCCGTTGTTTGGACTCGATGACGCTCGGGAAAATATCATAGGCGACCACTTCCCCATCCGCATCCAGTTCCATCTCACAGGACATCGTCAAACGGTCTTCGTGCGGCAGCAAGGAACAGATGCCGTTCGACAATTTTTGGGGCAGCATCGGTACGACGCGGTCCGTCAAATAGACGCTGGTGCCGCGCTCATAGGCTTCGCGATCGATCGGCGAATTCTCCGTCACATAATAGGAAACGTCCGCGATGTGCACGCCCAACAAATAATGACCATTTTCGAGTCGCTTCAAGGAAATCGCATCATCCAAGTCTTTGGCATCGGCGCCATCGATCGTGACGATCTGTTCCGAACGCAGATCCCGTCTGCCTTCCAACGCCTCGGCGGGAATCTCCAAAGGAATGTTTTCAGCCTGGGCCAAGACATCTTCCGGGAATTCGGAAGGAATTCCGAACTTATACAGGATAGCCAGGATATCAACGCCTGGTGCATCCTTATGGCCGATTTCCTTCGTGACCATCCCTTCCATTTTGATCGGATTTTGCGGCGTCGGATAGCTGGTGATTTCAACCAGGCAGACGCTGCCTTCCACAGGATGGATGCCTTCCGGTTTGATGTAGACGACGATGCTGTTGATTTTCGTATCTTGCGGGATAACAAAGCCCAAAAAGCCGGTCTCTTCCCGGCGATCGGAATCGTAAGGAACAAACTCGCCGACGACCTGATTCGATTTGCGCGTCAAAACAGCGGTCACCTCGGCTTCGATGCCTCTGTCATTCCAAGGCTCCGCCTCACGGGTGATCTTCACCTCGACCGTATCGCCTTCCATCGCGCTGCCGGTTCTGCCGCGCGGGATGAAGAGGTCACTCTCGTTCGGATCGACCGTCACAAAGCCGAAACCGCGGTCATTGCTGCGGAAAGTCCCCGTCATCGTGGCACTTTGCGCTTTAAGACGGAATTGTCCAGCCTTGTTCAGCAACAGTATGCCTCTTTCCTCCAACTGTGCAAAGACTTTTACCAATGCTTTGAATTCGTCGGAATCCGTGTATCCCAACGCTTCACTTACTTCCTTCAAGGTCATGCTCTTTGCGGCGTGCTCTTGAAAATAGGCTAGAACGTCAATTTGGATCTGATCTATCTTTCTCATACTTATCCCTCATTCCAATTTAGTCGGTTCAAAAATGCCAAAACTGTTTCTTCAAATACGTTTCTGTCTTTCCCAACGGTGATGACATGCGTTGCTTCCGGGAAGAAATGATAATCCACTTCAGCCTCCTGGATGCGGTCCGCCAGCAATTTCCCGCAGTCGGCGCTGATCATTTCATCCTTGCCGGATTGCGCGATGTAATAAGGAACGGTGATATCGGTAAGATTCTCCTTGATCAGTTCCGTAAACGCATCAATTTGGGCAAGCTGGGCATTCAATTTTGGCTTCATCAACGCCAGTTCGTGCTCGATTTCCAGATTTGCCATGCCGAGTTTCTTCTTCGACAGCTTGG is a window from the uncultured Trichococcus sp. genome containing:
- the rnr gene encoding ribonuclease R translates to MRKIDQIQIDVLAYFQEHAAKSMTLKEVSEALGYTDSDEFKALVKVFAQLEERGILLLNKAGQFRLKAQSATMTGTFRSNDRGFGFVTVDPNESDLFIPRGRTGSAMEGDTVEVKITREAEPWNDRGIEAEVTAVLTRKSNQVVGEFVPYDSDRREETGFLGFVIPQDTKINSIVVYIKPEGIHPVEGSVCLVEITSYPTPQNPIKMEGMVTKEIGHKDAPGVDILAILYKFGIPSEFPEDVLAQAENIPLEIPAEALEGRRDLRSEQIVTIDGADAKDLDDAISLKRLENGHYLLGVHIADVSYYVTENSPIDREAYERGTSVYLTDRVVPMLPQKLSNGICSLLPHEDRLTMSCEMELDADGEVVAYDIFPSVIESKQRMTYSDVNAILTDHNKKLREKYSDFVPMFEEMAILHEILLKKRQKRGAIDFESDEAKIIVDENGHPLDIYVQDRGVGERLIESFMLSANETIAHHFTKANLPFIYRIHEQPDPAKMMRFLEFVTTFGILVSGTHENVKPKQLQAVLEKVKDEPYEAVVSTTLLRSMQQAKYDAVPVGHYGLAAKDYTHFTSPIRRYPDLIVHRLIRTYGKGVVDPKLVEKWKGQLPDIAVQSSQMERRSVDAERETESLKKAEFMMDKIGQEFEGVISSVTKFGIFVQLPNTVEGLVHISKMAEDYFNYIESHMLLMGERTGVIYRIGQKVKIKVENSDPITRAIDFSLVIDKEKTQSQSDQDLVKQIRAKLPKGKKRKPGQSDRDSGPRKKAAKGKEPFYSRPGKKAKGKKDRGKKK